One Mycobacteroides abscessus ATCC 19977 genomic window carries:
- a CDS encoding agmatine deiminase family protein, whose protein sequence is MTPFSTWRMPSETAPQERIFMGFPPLGELFGATHDEALVARTAWSEVANTIAGFLPVEMVVAPGDQEVARSMLTSSIQLHEAPLDEAWMRDFGPTFVVGENGQLGAVDWGFNGWGQQPSCWANDAKIGAFVANLAGAELVSSDLVNEGGGIHVDGRGTVFLTDTVQLDRFRNPDWSRTQIERELTRTIGVTSFVWLHRGLFRDALPGATRGHIDILAVPSDDATLLLHRQFDPSHPDFHLYSECRSVLDAARTADGGAWRILDLPAPLRLRDEVTWVDYSYVNHVVTNGAVIACTYDDPNDEIALDVLAEAYPGREVVGVDARNIFRYGGGIHCITQHMPAV, encoded by the coding sequence ATGACCCCCTTCAGTACATGGCGTATGCCGAGCGAGACCGCTCCCCAGGAGCGCATCTTCATGGGCTTCCCACCTCTTGGCGAGCTGTTCGGTGCCACGCACGATGAGGCGCTAGTTGCCCGTACCGCCTGGTCTGAGGTCGCCAACACTATCGCTGGCTTCTTGCCAGTCGAGATGGTCGTCGCGCCAGGGGACCAAGAGGTCGCACGATCCATGTTGACCTCATCGATTCAGTTACATGAGGCCCCGCTCGATGAGGCCTGGATGCGGGATTTCGGGCCTACGTTCGTGGTGGGAGAGAATGGACAGCTGGGTGCAGTTGACTGGGGTTTCAACGGCTGGGGGCAGCAGCCATCATGCTGGGCAAATGATGCGAAGATTGGTGCCTTTGTGGCGAATCTCGCGGGCGCAGAGCTGGTGTCGTCCGACCTCGTCAACGAGGGTGGCGGAATCCATGTCGATGGTCGTGGCACCGTGTTCCTCACCGACACCGTCCAACTCGATCGGTTCCGTAACCCTGACTGGTCCCGGACGCAGATCGAGCGGGAACTTACCCGCACAATAGGCGTCACATCGTTCGTATGGCTTCATCGCGGGCTGTTTCGCGATGCGCTGCCGGGGGCGACAAGGGGCCACATCGACATTCTCGCTGTGCCTTCCGATGACGCGACATTGCTGCTGCATCGACAATTTGACCCATCCCATCCCGATTTCCACCTCTACAGTGAGTGTCGATCTGTACTGGACGCGGCCCGCACGGCCGACGGTGGGGCCTGGCGGATTCTTGACCTGCCCGCGCCACTGCGGCTCCGGGATGAAGTGACATGGGTTGACTACAGCTACGTGAATCACGTCGTGACAAATGGCGCCGTCATAGCCTGCACCTATGACGATCCAAACGATGAGATTGCCCTCGACGTACTCGCTGAGGCCTACCCCGGACGTGAGGTTGTTGGCGTCGACGCGCGGAACATTTTTCGATACGGCGGCGGAATCCATTGCATTACACAGCACATGCCTGCGGTATAG
- a CDS encoding SDR family NAD(P)-dependent oxidoreductase: MSLSGKEFEGQVALVTGASRGIGRSIALALAEHGADIALHYGNSKPAAEEVAEKISALGRRVLLCQGDIADPAVPELLADTVHAEFGRIDVLVNNAGTHGAGLLLDIAPDYLEETVATNLLGPIRMTKAVVAHMLGQRYGRIINISSVAADKPDSGQSTYAATKGGLESFTKAIAVEFASRNIISNAVAPGVVYTDMAEITRTHVPATFERLKAQILAKDFAKPEIVADAVLYLASPHNTYITGEVLHIDGGYKMK; this comes from the coding sequence GTGTCTTTGAGCGGCAAAGAGTTTGAGGGTCAGGTCGCGCTTGTCACCGGGGCCTCACGCGGAATCGGACGTTCCATCGCGTTGGCGCTTGCCGAACATGGGGCGGATATTGCGTTGCACTATGGAAACTCGAAACCAGCAGCAGAAGAGGTCGCCGAGAAAATATCCGCGTTGGGTAGACGGGTCCTCCTCTGTCAGGGCGACATAGCCGATCCGGCAGTACCCGAGCTACTAGCAGATACCGTGCACGCCGAATTCGGCCGGATCGATGTCCTCGTGAACAATGCGGGCACCCACGGAGCCGGACTGCTCCTTGACATCGCCCCGGACTATCTCGAGGAGACGGTGGCCACCAATCTGCTGGGCCCCATCCGGATGACGAAAGCTGTCGTCGCACACATGCTGGGCCAGCGATACGGACGAATCATCAATATCTCCTCGGTGGCCGCCGACAAGCCCGACAGCGGTCAATCTACTTATGCCGCAACCAAAGGTGGCTTGGAGTCGTTTACCAAAGCCATAGCGGTCGAGTTCGCGTCGCGAAACATCATCTCGAACGCGGTGGCACCAGGCGTTGTCTACACCGACATGGCAGAGATCACGCGTACACACGTTCCAGCCACCTTCGAACGCTTGAAGGCCCAGATACTGGCCAAAGACTTCGCGAAGCCGGAAATAGTCGCCGATGCCGTCCTGTACCTCGCGAGCCCCCACAACACCTACATCACGGGCGAGGTTCTACATATCGATGGCGGGTACAAGATGAAATAG
- a CDS encoding beta-ketoacyl-[acyl-carrier-protein] synthase family protein: MELQKQSPDDDDVVITGIGLVAGTVTDPEELFWQLADGASFIRQHQEHRDAELPASVSGHVDEETVRKLARALPEQAARVGAAGVLGWHAAVQAWKRSGLPNLAGSDRVGVFAACNKLAFAPDTLADLSRLYDRQAGTFDLDAYLDHLEAVSDLPDDLLQFLPDTMTASLAEYFGLGGPLVTHAEACAAGGVAIGSGYRHIRSGELDVALVGGAERLTTYSIVTAFAALGALAPTGDKPSAEISRPFDKGRNGFVIADGAAFLVLERRSHAEARGAQALARVAGYMGTAEAVRITSSERDGATYAECMRAAIADAGLSPSDIHHVNAHGTGTQANDECEAAALHLVFGAGAASIPLTSTKSSLGHGFAASGAIEAVLSAMSLREQIIPPTLNFSEPDDVTKGLDVVTKARHHEFDTVLSNSFGFGGMNCTLILAKEA, encoded by the coding sequence ATGGAGCTACAGAAACAGTCACCTGACGACGACGATGTAGTCATCACAGGGATTGGACTTGTCGCGGGGACGGTTACTGATCCCGAGGAGCTATTTTGGCAGTTGGCTGACGGTGCCTCCTTCATCCGGCAACACCAAGAGCATCGCGATGCTGAGTTGCCCGCGTCGGTTTCTGGGCATGTCGATGAGGAGACCGTGCGCAAGCTGGCGCGCGCGCTGCCCGAGCAGGCGGCTCGGGTTGGTGCGGCCGGCGTGCTCGGATGGCATGCGGCAGTACAGGCTTGGAAGCGCAGTGGCCTGCCTAACCTTGCGGGCAGCGACCGGGTCGGCGTGTTTGCCGCGTGCAACAAGCTGGCCTTCGCGCCAGACACGCTCGCGGATCTGTCTCGGCTCTATGACCGGCAAGCCGGCACGTTCGATCTCGACGCCTACCTGGACCACCTCGAGGCCGTATCGGATCTTCCGGATGATCTTCTGCAGTTTCTTCCGGATACGATGACCGCCTCTCTGGCCGAGTATTTCGGCCTTGGTGGGCCGCTGGTGACGCATGCGGAGGCTTGTGCCGCGGGCGGTGTGGCGATCGGCAGCGGTTACCGGCATATTCGCTCAGGCGAATTGGATGTGGCGCTGGTCGGCGGCGCCGAGCGGCTGACCACCTACAGCATCGTCACGGCTTTCGCCGCGCTCGGCGCGCTCGCTCCCACCGGTGACAAACCAAGCGCCGAGATAAGCAGGCCATTCGACAAGGGGCGCAACGGTTTCGTCATCGCGGACGGCGCCGCGTTCCTTGTGCTGGAGCGACGCTCGCATGCCGAAGCACGTGGTGCACAGGCGCTGGCAAGAGTCGCCGGCTACATGGGTACCGCCGAGGCGGTACGGATAACCTCAAGCGAGCGAGACGGCGCGACATACGCGGAATGTATGCGGGCCGCGATCGCTGATGCCGGTCTGAGTCCGTCAGACATACATCATGTGAACGCGCACGGGACGGGCACGCAAGCCAACGACGAGTGCGAAGCTGCAGCCCTGCACTTGGTGTTCGGTGCCGGTGCGGCCTCAATTCCGTTGACCAGCACCAAGTCTTCGCTCGGCCATGGTTTTGCGGCAAGCGGCGCCATCGAAGCCGTGCTGTCTGCGATGAGCTTGCGTGAACAGATTATTCCGCCCACGCTGAATTTCAGCGAACCGGACGATGTCACGAAAGGGCTCGACGTAGTCACCAAGGCCCGGCACCACGAATTTGACACCGTGCTCTCGAACTCCTTCGGCTTTGGCGGCATGAACTGCACACTGATCCTGGCAAAGGAAGCGTGA
- a CDS encoding beta-ketoacyl synthase N-terminal-like domain-containing protein: MTGTGVVLPTGRHITPLWDAWTDGKPAISPYLDPLVSTRRITHFGHIPAEVVEQSREAVPHRQRKYGTPYTFNAVLAAQDAIAEAGPGWARVEDRRRGLFVAQDNSTTPSIGTFARGLTQLGEGREIDFGALTNELLMNGGLDPFTIIHALNNNTLALVSIVHELRGDCAALVQGESAAVTALQRATFSLRNGHCDIALVVGAGSYNEPLTLAGHYRLGHLSKDAGGDGQLRSFDSAQDGTVLSEGAVALVLERSRDATARGATPLVQLCDTVVVSGSRGAGPAHIAQRYDDMLHQNGIGTEQLGAVLADGKAAPGYDTAEIELLTTLFKGSAIPVSTVRPITGTPGAAGPLVDLALAGQIFTESTLPAITHLGDPLSDQLEFVQGGPRKQRIDSVLGTYTNFNGISSAVLAKRPDAA, encoded by the coding sequence GTGACAGGAACCGGCGTGGTGCTGCCGACGGGTCGTCACATCACACCCCTGTGGGACGCCTGGACTGACGGGAAACCGGCTATCTCGCCGTACCTCGATCCGCTGGTCTCCACGCGCCGGATCACGCATTTCGGCCATATACCCGCCGAGGTCGTGGAGCAAAGCCGTGAAGCAGTGCCACACAGACAGCGGAAATACGGCACCCCATACACCTTCAACGCGGTGTTGGCAGCTCAAGATGCGATCGCCGAGGCTGGACCTGGCTGGGCGAGGGTCGAGGACCGTCGACGAGGACTATTTGTCGCACAAGACAATTCCACTACTCCCAGCATCGGAACCTTCGCTCGAGGACTGACGCAACTGGGTGAGGGCCGCGAAATCGATTTCGGCGCATTGACAAACGAGCTACTCATGAACGGAGGGCTTGATCCGTTCACCATCATTCATGCCCTTAACAACAACACGCTCGCGCTGGTAAGCATCGTCCATGAGCTCCGCGGTGATTGCGCAGCGCTGGTCCAGGGCGAATCCGCGGCGGTCACCGCACTGCAACGTGCCACGTTCAGTCTGCGTAACGGGCATTGCGATATCGCACTGGTAGTGGGTGCGGGCAGCTACAACGAACCACTCACGCTGGCCGGGCATTACCGCCTGGGCCATCTCAGCAAGGACGCTGGCGGCGATGGCCAGCTGCGGAGCTTCGATAGTGCGCAAGACGGAACGGTCCTGAGCGAGGGCGCGGTAGCGCTGGTGTTGGAACGCTCGCGAGACGCGACCGCGCGCGGTGCCACACCGCTGGTCCAATTATGTGACACGGTTGTTGTTTCGGGCAGCCGCGGCGCCGGGCCCGCCCACATCGCTCAGCGTTACGACGACATGCTGCACCAGAACGGGATCGGGACAGAGCAACTCGGCGCGGTGCTGGCCGACGGCAAGGCGGCCCCCGGCTACGACACCGCCGAGATCGAACTGCTCACCACCTTGTTCAAGGGCAGTGCGATACCCGTATCGACCGTTCGACCGATAACCGGCACGCCGGGAGCGGCCGGCCCGCTGGTCGATCTGGCACTCGCCGGGCAAATTTTCACCGAAAGTACTCTGCCGGCAATCACCCATCTCGGGGATCCACTGTCTGATCAGCTCGAGTTCGTCCAGGGCGGACCCCGAAAGCAGCGGATCGACTCAGTTCTGGGCACCTATACCAACTTCAACGGAATCTCCAGTGCGGTACTGGCCAAACGTCCAGACGCGGCGTGA
- a CDS encoding phthiocerol/phthiodiolone dimycocerosyl transferase family protein: protein MTDTRPHQDTVDAPGEPIRPLSRLETYFTFGFGHFGGQSMLISGDLDIEALNDTCIEMQLRHESLRSIIRKNDQVPEFVATHRPPKSIRVFEGEDLGARSTGREAVFDQTQQLFYVDLLLGDGQARVTFFVHHSIADGRHGSAILIEFWSLYVQRVEEGQFPPILTQKFPQSGEYFLNRTQYPGADPSVKADEVLRVPLWDEAALAQKLPPPREPALAKQMTLEKLGRASLARLGNIESISINALVSAALIRAHVRAGDPVPLYFYPVDLRDCVTPPVAPTEATNLLSNAWFGDVEIGPDLVTLARKIHVQFDRDLADGTIHRTRVRNEPTKLLADKSFGGAIHATQLGRIRVPRLPGNLVVDDITSSHASALGPAIYTFLYGREVSVYTIDSLNQRLRVGFLAGSYEKSDELLAYIEDELTAAIDARI, encoded by the coding sequence GTGACAGACACGCGACCGCATCAGGACACGGTGGACGCGCCTGGCGAGCCAATTCGTCCACTTAGCCGCCTGGAGACATACTTCACTTTCGGGTTTGGTCATTTCGGCGGGCAGTCAATGCTTATCTCGGGGGATTTAGATATCGAGGCGCTGAATGACACTTGTATTGAGATGCAGCTCCGCCACGAATCCCTGCGAAGCATCATCCGTAAGAATGATCAAGTCCCCGAGTTTGTGGCGACGCACCGACCGCCCAAATCGATCCGCGTATTCGAGGGAGAAGACCTTGGGGCCCGGTCCACTGGGCGTGAGGCCGTATTCGATCAGACGCAGCAGCTTTTCTACGTCGATCTGCTGCTCGGGGACGGCCAGGCCCGCGTAACGTTCTTCGTCCACCACTCCATTGCGGACGGTCGCCACGGATCTGCGATCCTCATCGAGTTTTGGAGCCTTTACGTTCAGCGCGTCGAGGAAGGGCAGTTCCCGCCGATCCTCACCCAAAAATTCCCACAGTCGGGGGAGTACTTCCTGAACCGCACTCAGTATCCGGGCGCGGATCCGAGCGTGAAGGCGGATGAAGTATTGCGTGTGCCGCTGTGGGATGAGGCCGCGCTTGCCCAGAAACTCCCGCCCCCTCGGGAGCCCGCGCTCGCCAAACAGATGACGTTGGAAAAACTCGGCAGAGCAAGCCTCGCCCGCCTCGGCAATATCGAAAGCATCTCGATCAACGCGCTTGTGTCCGCAGCTCTGATTCGTGCGCATGTCCGCGCTGGCGACCCAGTCCCACTGTATTTCTATCCGGTAGATCTTCGCGACTGTGTAACGCCTCCGGTTGCCCCCACCGAAGCGACCAACTTGCTCTCCAACGCATGGTTCGGCGATGTTGAGATCGGGCCGGACCTCGTCACACTCGCCAGAAAGATACATGTCCAATTCGACAGGGACTTAGCGGACGGCACAATTCACCGAACGCGCGTCAGAAATGAGCCAACGAAGCTTCTCGCTGATAAGTCTTTTGGTGGCGCAATTCATGCCACCCAGCTAGGTCGAATTCGTGTTCCCCGCCTACCGGGGAATCTGGTCGTAGACGACATCACGTCCAGTCATGCATCGGCATTGGGGCCAGCTATTTATACGTTCTTGTACGGTCGGGAAGTTTCGGTGTACACGATTGACTCGCTGAATCAACGACTGCGGGTGGGTTTCCTAGCCGGAAGTTACGAAAAGAGCGATGAGCTTCTTGCGTACATCGAAGACGAACTGACCGCGGCGATAGACGCTCGCATCTGA
- a CDS encoding acyl carrier protein, with the protein MKGTLILMSNPLSYDEVHAIVREELAEVLGIEADEVTTAPMSDQGVESLDIVELRRNLESKFRVTFPRSNVLSALADELGGKDRVYDAEGRITKLAESALYQSAFGYTAADFQAGAWPHEVSGATTTAHWASMAYRLLNPSAGQITGDELLVADVREALTQANSVVA; encoded by the coding sequence ATGAAAGGCACTCTGATACTCATGAGCAATCCGCTTAGCTATGACGAGGTTCACGCTATTGTGCGTGAGGAATTGGCCGAGGTGCTGGGAATCGAGGCCGATGAAGTGACGACGGCGCCGATGTCTGATCAGGGCGTAGAGTCGCTCGACATCGTCGAACTCCGGCGCAATCTGGAGTCGAAATTCCGCGTTACCTTCCCGCGCAGCAACGTTCTGAGCGCTCTTGCCGATGAGCTTGGGGGTAAGGATCGCGTGTACGACGCGGAAGGTCGAATCACCAAACTGGCTGAAAGTGCGCTGTATCAATCTGCGTTCGGCTACACGGCTGCCGACTTCCAGGCCGGTGCTTGGCCGCACGAGGTTTCGGGAGCGACGACGACTGCTCATTGGGCGTCCATGGCGTATCGCCTGCTCAATCCTTCGGCTGGGCAGATCACCGGCGATGAACTTCTGGTCGCCGATGTGCGAGAAGCGCTTACTCAGGCCAACTCGGTTGTCGCATAG
- a CDS encoding ACP S-malonyltransferase: MYNYIVTSPGQGVQKPGMLDPWLTLSAARDRIAIWSDAVKFDLVTASRDENSLRDTAVAQPVIIAAALLSLSVLREKVDISGDGALFAGHSVGELAAGVGAGYLTDEAALTLAGVRGGAMSSACALAATGMAAVMPTKRGGASDDEIVAKTHEHGLSTANRNGCNQFVVAGPLDAVERFADAPPEGMRVMKLDVAGAFHTSAMDTAISPFAEAVNSCPVLTPSSPMIGNRDGAIIEGPMDFKKRLIAQINSVVRWDLCAATIASAATADTVVIELAPSGPLTRLAERLNAEFQTVAIREPGDVELLSGEFAID; this comes from the coding sequence GTGTACAACTACATCGTCACGTCCCCTGGGCAAGGTGTGCAGAAGCCGGGCATGCTCGATCCTTGGCTGACCCTGTCCGCTGCGCGCGATCGCATCGCGATCTGGTCTGACGCGGTCAAGTTCGACCTGGTGACCGCCAGCAGAGATGAGAACTCCTTGCGTGATACCGCCGTCGCTCAGCCCGTCATCATCGCGGCGGCCCTGCTGTCACTGAGCGTGCTGCGCGAGAAAGTCGATATCTCCGGAGACGGCGCACTGTTCGCCGGCCACTCGGTGGGTGAGCTCGCTGCCGGGGTTGGGGCGGGCTATCTGACTGATGAGGCCGCGCTGACGTTGGCCGGCGTGAGGGGCGGCGCGATGTCGTCGGCATGCGCCCTGGCCGCCACCGGTATGGCCGCGGTGATGCCGACGAAGAGGGGCGGCGCGTCAGATGACGAGATTGTGGCTAAAACGCATGAACATGGCCTCTCGACGGCCAACCGCAACGGCTGCAACCAGTTCGTCGTCGCCGGGCCCCTCGACGCTGTCGAACGTTTTGCCGACGCGCCACCCGAGGGCATGCGCGTCATGAAACTGGATGTGGCGGGTGCCTTTCACACCTCGGCGATGGACACCGCGATATCGCCGTTCGCAGAAGCAGTGAACAGCTGTCCGGTTTTGACCCCGTCGTCCCCCATGATCGGCAATCGTGACGGCGCGATCATCGAAGGTCCCATGGACTTCAAAAAGCGGTTGATCGCCCAGATCAATTCGGTGGTCCGTTGGGATCTGTGTGCCGCCACGATCGCTTCGGCAGCAACCGCCGACACCGTCGTCATCGAACTTGCGCCGAGTGGACCGCTGACCCGTCTCGCCGAACGTCTCAACGCAGAATTTCAGACCGTTGCCATCCGGGAGCCAGGGGACGTGGAGTTGCTTTCCGGCGAGTTTGCGATTGATTAG
- a CDS encoding thioesterase II family protein → MRRTDELLPGNPWLRRLRDGNGATRVICFPHAGGSASYFRRLAKMLPADTEVLAVQYPGRGNRLREQPIASVPLLAEGIASALPASDKQDVLFGHSLGGHIAFEVAQRLPVRKLVVSGIVAPSKVVDLGYRLLNEAEGIERIAALGGLPPEILDDPSALSALFPVLRSDFTAGETYTPPPDATVACDITALIGDKDVLAPLERVSSWREHTRANFDLQVFRGGGHFYLEDHIDEVSACLIQVCNVSPII, encoded by the coding sequence GTGCGCAGGACCGATGAGTTACTGCCTGGCAATCCTTGGCTGCGCAGGCTCCGCGACGGGAACGGTGCGACGCGGGTGATCTGTTTCCCTCACGCAGGCGGTTCCGCCAGTTACTTCAGGCGATTGGCGAAGATGCTGCCGGCCGACACCGAAGTGCTCGCCGTGCAATATCCGGGACGGGGAAATAGATTGCGCGAGCAGCCGATAGCGTCAGTGCCCCTGCTCGCAGAAGGCATTGCATCGGCCCTGCCCGCCAGCGACAAGCAAGACGTACTTTTCGGTCACAGCCTCGGTGGTCACATCGCGTTCGAAGTGGCGCAGAGGCTGCCCGTTCGCAAACTTGTGGTGTCCGGGATAGTGGCACCGTCCAAGGTGGTCGATCTCGGTTACCGCCTGCTCAACGAAGCCGAAGGAATCGAAAGAATAGCGGCTTTGGGCGGCCTGCCACCCGAGATCCTCGACGACCCTTCGGCCCTCAGCGCTCTTTTCCCGGTGCTGCGTAGCGATTTCACTGCCGGCGAGACATACACTCCACCGCCGGATGCGACCGTCGCCTGCGATATCACCGCGCTCATCGGTGACAAGGATGTCTTGGCCCCACTGGAGCGGGTGAGTTCGTGGCGCGAACACACCCGCGCCAATTTCGATCTGCAGGTATTCCGCGGCGGTGGGCATTTCTACTTGGAAGACCACATCGACGAAGTAAGCGCCTGTCTCATCCAGGTGTGCAATGTCAGCCCAATCATCTAG
- a CDS encoding beta-ketoacyl-[acyl-carrier-protein] synthase family protein produces the protein MSDVNQPRHGNRVLVTGLGVVCGLGMNWQSMWDGLVNGRSAIQAWSPPDVPNFPVGYAAPVDDQAFTALFPDFGAPMEKRTRFGLAAAQQALEDGGVTNAAALARVGVSIASEMPERESGELLSAYVDGVVDWKRVHEQQIGLDRSHAPLATGDALATEIATRSGLAGPTLNLNTACAGATHALGHGFRMIRRGETDAVIAGGAVSPLNLPIMTSLYLLGAPSTSKLYGDRLCRAFDRDRSGMVTAEGAAMVLLESESSALARGAHVYGEVAGFGSSLDAYQVTAPHPQGGGSVLAMQRALADAGVAPSEVGYVSAHGTSTPLSDAAETAAIKEVFRTGEHYRSLMVSSIKTMLGHMLAAAGAQQLISTVLSLRDGIIPPTLNLENPDPACDLDYVPGQARKADIEVAINNSLGFGGLNAALVVRRYDN, from the coding sequence ATGAGCGATGTGAACCAGCCCAGACACGGCAATCGTGTACTGGTGACGGGCCTTGGCGTGGTCTGTGGCCTTGGCATGAACTGGCAGTCCATGTGGGACGGATTGGTCAACGGACGCTCGGCAATACAGGCATGGTCGCCGCCCGATGTTCCGAACTTTCCCGTCGGCTACGCGGCACCGGTAGACGATCAAGCGTTTACCGCGTTGTTTCCCGATTTCGGTGCGCCGATGGAGAAGCGCACCCGGTTCGGCCTCGCCGCCGCGCAGCAAGCACTGGAGGACGGCGGTGTGACGAATGCCGCGGCACTGGCCCGCGTTGGTGTTTCGATCGCGTCGGAAATGCCAGAACGTGAATCGGGAGAGTTGTTGAGTGCGTATGTCGATGGCGTCGTGGACTGGAAACGCGTACACGAACAGCAGATCGGCCTTGACCGGTCCCACGCGCCGTTGGCCACTGGCGATGCCTTGGCGACCGAAATCGCTACGCGCTCCGGCCTAGCTGGTCCCACGCTCAACCTCAATACGGCGTGCGCCGGAGCAACACATGCACTCGGGCACGGCTTCCGGATGATCCGGCGTGGGGAAACAGACGCCGTGATCGCCGGGGGAGCGGTTAGCCCCCTGAATCTGCCGATAATGACGAGTCTGTACCTGCTCGGCGCCCCATCAACATCAAAACTTTACGGCGACCGGCTATGTCGAGCGTTTGACCGCGATCGCAGTGGGATGGTCACCGCCGAGGGGGCGGCAATGGTGCTGTTGGAGAGCGAGTCGTCGGCACTGGCGCGCGGTGCGCACGTGTACGGCGAGGTGGCGGGATTTGGCAGCTCGCTGGACGCATATCAGGTGACCGCACCGCACCCGCAAGGAGGCGGGTCGGTTTTGGCGATGCAGCGTGCCCTCGCCGATGCTGGAGTCGCCCCGTCCGAAGTGGGTTATGTCAGTGCGCACGGTACATCCACCCCGCTGAGCGACGCGGCCGAGACAGCTGCGATCAAAGAAGTGTTCCGCACCGGTGAGCATTACCGCTCACTCATGGTCAGCTCTATCAAGACGATGCTGGGTCACATGCTCGCCGCGGCAGGTGCCCAACAGCTGATATCTACGGTGCTGTCGTTACGCGACGGGATCATTCCGCCGACGCTCAACCTGGAGAACCCCGACCCGGCCTGTGACCTTGACTATGTGCCGGGTCAGGCCCGCAAGGCTGATATCGAGGTGGCAATCAACAACTCGCTCGGGTTCGGTGGGCTCAACGCTGCTTTGGTGGTACGCCGTTATGACAACTGA
- a CDS encoding beta-ketoacyl synthase N-terminal-like domain-containing protein, whose product MNQRLAVGLCNPGLYSATGLGVETVWEALRVGKKNTVPNEFMFGSWSELPEVFAVPDPDASTLGIHRKALRTTVKQTRLAMYGAQLALKGISDVGRPEWGAYLGLPMVLSPLLPQCDTPNLGEVAKDPEKIAELYLRDIPPFFALTDSNNTVAGHIAILFGLTGPTSVYSPFSDAGMQALIEGALAVAEGDCETALVGAVSPSISPWLALQYEDLGWNGAIPGEAAAFFSVGQSSDVVLTGYSRGFATSQTRPEVLAETLRNALRVAELSVEDVGWILADSPWTDEVAHAQHAAIGSVFNDQAPVFSAEQAIGVTGPAQPLVHVLLARHGLLRGLRLLPVNGNGDDAVAEESLSNNQAVVVLSCGVQGQVCAVVVEKVAR is encoded by the coding sequence ATGAATCAACGCTTGGCGGTAGGACTGTGTAATCCAGGCTTGTATTCGGCAACCGGGCTTGGCGTGGAGACCGTATGGGAAGCACTGCGAGTAGGAAAAAAGAACACTGTCCCAAACGAATTCATGTTCGGATCGTGGTCCGAGCTTCCTGAAGTCTTCGCAGTTCCCGATCCAGATGCATCGACGCTTGGCATCCACCGAAAAGCGTTGCGCACGACGGTGAAACAAACTCGCTTGGCGATGTATGGGGCCCAACTGGCGCTGAAGGGCATCTCAGATGTTGGCCGCCCTGAGTGGGGCGCCTATCTCGGACTGCCCATGGTTCTCAGTCCGCTACTGCCGCAATGTGATACGCCTAACCTTGGCGAGGTGGCGAAAGATCCCGAAAAGATCGCCGAGCTGTATCTTCGAGATATTCCACCGTTCTTCGCGCTGACAGATTCGAACAACACGGTGGCCGGCCATATCGCAATCCTGTTTGGGTTGACCGGCCCTACATCGGTGTATTCGCCCTTCTCCGATGCAGGCATGCAGGCACTGATCGAAGGCGCACTCGCAGTTGCCGAGGGCGACTGTGAGACCGCGTTGGTCGGCGCGGTGAGCCCGTCCATATCCCCGTGGCTGGCATTGCAATACGAAGATCTGGGCTGGAACGGAGCGATCCCAGGCGAAGCGGCGGCATTCTTTAGCGTCGGACAGTCCAGCGATGTTGTACTCACGGGCTACAGCCGCGGGTTCGCCACCAGTCAGACTCGCCCCGAGGTACTCGCGGAGACACTACGAAATGCGTTGCGCGTAGCTGAATTATCGGTTGAGGACGTGGGCTGGATCCTGGCCGATAGTCCATGGACGGACGAGGTAGCCCACGCGCAGCATGCCGCGATTGGCAGCGTGTTCAACGACCAGGCACCGGTGTTCTCCGCGGAGCAGGCTATCGGAGTAACCGGGCCCGCTCAGCCCTTGGTGCACGTGTTGTTGGCCCGGCATGGACTGCTGCGCGGGCTACGGCTGCTCCCGGTGAACGGCAACGGCGACGATGCCGTGGCCGAAGAATCACTGTCAAACAATCAGGCGGTTGTGGTGCTCAGTTGCGGTGTCCAAGGACAGGTTTGCGCTGTCGTAGTGGAAAAGGTGGCGCGATGA